The DNA region GTGGTAAAGTGTTACTAATCCCAGGAGCACCCCTAGCCATCAATCCATAATTCCTTGAAGAAATGAATTCTGTTGATCCTATTGAATCATAAGGATTAACCGAATGTAATTGGCCACGATTCGTTAGAACACTATATAAACTCTGATCACTGTTGTTTCCATTAACAATGCTCTGGCTCTGAAAACTAGATCCACCTGACCCTGTCCAGCCACAAACTTGATGGTCACCAGAAAACCAGTTCTGATTCAACAATTCTCCACCATTTATATGAGATTCCAGAGAATCTGACATGCGGGCAGGGTTAACAGTCCAATTCTGCACGTTTCCTGGTTGCAAACTTTCTACCCTTGGGATTAAGTATCTACTCCTATCAGGGTAAATGTGCTCCGATATATTTTGTTGCATGAAAATATCATTCAGTCTCTTCTGCCCCTGCTCAAGTTGCAGCGATGTATGCAGCTGCTCCTGGAAGAGCCCAGGAAAACGGCCATCACCTGCCATCAAAAAGTTGTTTGATGGCCGGAAATCCATACCTGCCTGTTTCTGCTCTCGTTGGTATGATAGCATCCCCTGGCCCTTGATAAGAGATTGCAGGAGCTCATTTTGGTCATGGTTTTGATAAGAATTTAAGGAACCATCATCTGATGGTCTGTGTAGCAAATCTTTCCTCATGTGTCTCTTTAAATCTGACTCCAGATGAATTAAGTGGGTTTGTTGGTCTTCATTAATTTGTGGATTCGTAATTGGCAACCCACCAGTAAGAAACTGATGTGTTGCAGTAGAATCATAATAAGAACGGGGTGTGCTCATGGGAGGCCAGACTTCTCCACCTGAAGGAAGAGGAGCTTTGCCATTGACATTATGATCAGCAGTGTTCACTTTTTCCAAGGGGCCAGATACATCTGAAGAAGAATTGTCTGATTTAGTGGTAACGTGATTGTTTTCAAGATCCACATCCATGTGCTTGAACTCATGGTTCCCACTTGGGGAAGAGGTTTGCCGTGGATAATGATCCTGTGGGGAGACTGGACCGGAGTCTCCGTCATCTTTTGTGTTTGACTCGTGGTTTGCAGCTACATCATCCTTCTGGTCAGGAGATGCATCTTGGTATTCCCCCAATTCATCCTGAACAACAGgattctcttcttcctcaacaTGAACAACAgtgttttcttcttcctcatcctGAACAACAGTGTTTTCTTCTTCCTCGTCCTGAACAACAAAGttctcttcatcctcatcctgcACAAAAGCATTTGCTTCTTCCTCATCCTGAACCGTGTTCTCTTCTTCATCCTGAACACCAAAGTACAAATTGAGAAGTtaaacattaaacaaaaagCAAGAGATTTCCACTCCACACAACATAGAAGCCCATGTTCGAAGCAATTACCAGAAACGAACAATCTTATTATATTATGCACATCAGTGAATCAAATACATAGGGGGAAAATCCAATAGGTGTGATTGTGTCAAAGAATACCAACCTCGATCAGAAATTTTAATCTGTCTTTGATCTCTTGCCCCAAGGATTGTGTGATTTCCCACATCTGTAACTTTCTTTCATTCCAGCTAGCATGAAATGCAGGGAGATCTTCATTAGCCAATTGCAACCTATATAACAGAAATAAACTTGAGGGCTGGAAATCAAGAGTTATActaatgtataaaaatataatgtgaaTTTCAAAACAAACTAACCAATGCTTATGcaactttttcttctcttcttcttcaaacaCTTCATAAGGTTGTACATGCAAACCATCAAGGTTCCCTAAAACCTGGTTCAGAGACTTAGATTGAATGCTTTTACCAGACTGCTTCATACTCTTAATAAGTTCAAGCTGCTTCTTGCTAATCTGAAAAATCatgaaatcaaataatcatTGATTGCTTTCAAAAACCATCAGAACTGAATTGATTTCTTCACTCAATATTTTGGAATTTCCAAACACTATTGATATATTTGAACAAAGATCCACATAACCGTATTTCCTACAAAGGTAAATCACTGAACCTGATGGCACAGCTAAGCAGGAAAACATGACGCTAACACAGGTGAGACAAAACAATCATGAAAACCAGGTTTAAGAGTTTCTACACACATCATAATAAGTGATGACTGTAGAAGTAAACTTAAAAGCATTGACACCAGAGATGGGAACAAGTATGCTGTTTTCTGTTAGTTCTTTATGATTCTTTGTTTAGCTAAGCAGgttaataatctaatttttgcTCTTTTCAGAGGTGGGTATCATTCCAACTTTCATGGCAACCTATATTATTCGGATTTTCCTAAACAATCCTGTTTCTAATGGAAAACGGATGACCAAGTAAACAATTGGAAATGcctaatcttttaattttatatactcaCTGACCAGGATATAAGCAGTCCCTCAATTTTTTTGATACAGTTCGTAAAAATTTAATGCACCATTTAaccatgaagaaaaattaaagaaacctAACCTTGAAATATGACATATACTTTGCACCATCACTGCGGTGGATATTGCGCTTGCTTAGCTTGTCTcctttttttggttttgctcCCACATTTTGAACATCATCAGAAGCAAACAATGGATTTCTAGAGCTGTCCTTCTTGAAACCTTTGCCATGCATCCTGATTAACATGgcaaaaattaagattaattcaCAATTACAGAACTAAATATATCCAATTCACAGATAAAATAAACACCTAAAAAACATAACATAGCCATAAAAATTAGGAGATGAAAAGTTTTTAAGCCCATCAATCCAAGGAACAAAATTCTTCTTTGgacacaaaatttttaaaagtgagATCAACAGCTCATGGATGTACACTCAAACAAGAATCCAAAAGAAAGTCAAAGCCTTATGACCgcatttggtttggataatctttataacaaaaaataaaaaatcaccacaaagataaattacctgAAAAATTAGTGGGTATGgattattattgtgtttggtaaaattgacatatataaataattattgtgtttgactggtagtaataaaaaaatactgagatataattttacttaaatgtcatctcatgttaaaattaatcaaagtgGGGAGATAAGACAGGGGTGAAACTGCAGTAAAATAGAAGGAGGGGGTTGGATGAGATTGAGAGAGGGAAGTGAACTGCAATAAATGAGAATGATGCAACTGCATCGGAATTCAGAAAATTCCAgcaacaattgcaagaaagtTGTTGTCACATCTCCAACGATCGGCACAAGTGAATCAGGAGCAAGGGCCGACTCCCAACCCTCCAAGTTGACATTGCAAGGGCATCATCAAGGGGAAGCAAGCAGATCTAAGGCAGTTTGGAAGATCTTGCGGGCAACGGTTGTCCACATTTATTGCTTGCACGTGTCAACAAGGCGTCATCAAGCTAAATGGCGGCAAGTGTGAGGTCTCTGATCTGCAAGCTCAACAGCCTTGATCCCATCGACTTTCATCTCCTCTTGATCTCACTCCAACAAGTGTCTGGGTGGTGGCAATTGGTGTGGGTGGTGAAAGagtgattttaatttagaataaaggcattttaaacttaataattgtttgaataaaggtaaaatagtaataagGGGGGTTTAGAGtttcttgttattttaattgaatatgagggcatttttgtcctaaaaacttaataattaatggtaaaattgtaacgaaattaagatttttttaataatcttttaatacctaagatggaattgataatcaaattatttcttatattacttgtcctataaaaaataaattactagaGTGATCAAAGATTATCCTACCcctatatctttttctttttctcaaataaaaaaataatcaaagcaaATAATGTGACAAGGAGAAAAAAGTTTGATACAACATAAAGCTAACAAATAAGAGACTATGGCTACTGGCACACAAGCCAGAactttgaaaatgaagaaaaaatttaaatttgtaagatCATCAGCCTCACTATTCGCACTTCAGAGAATCAGCCAAAGCTATCATTTGGATATattaaattttctcattttgaaGTATGAGAATCAGAATTCTGCATCActcataacaaaaattttaagtgCTCTTCTTTTGTAGATAAATATCTgaacattaaacaaataaattatagaaacaaaagaaaatacatgCATAACCAGCCAAAAACAGCAAAATAACTAGACTCTAATTTCCAAAAAATCTACCACATATGTATGCAAACATATGCACATAATATTGGAACTAAGTGACAGAAATAGACTTTAAGCAAAATGAacgaaatttttttaaaattcggtTATATGT from Mangifera indica cultivar Alphonso chromosome 8, CATAS_Mindica_2.1, whole genome shotgun sequence includes:
- the LOC123222543 gene encoding uncharacterized protein LOC123222543, whose amino-acid sequence is MAADQRRKRVNGATVAGCSSLKQYRMKKRKLESPHKGLNSKSHISLEWDRNKEKVVAKKEQIGISRRYLRPFIDSVPGSHKALADVFSIPQDIFELENLSEILSYEVWQTQLSEDERSFLTQFLPSGQNAKLVVQALLSGDNIHFGNPSLKWGASVCSGNLHPDAVLHHERCLNTDKKAYYSVLQKYHNDIIEYLQKLKDKWESCKDPEEGFFQKLGRSRRDAEKRFFSNASESRFHELEQDATATSESCSWVVDEKACSSDNQNCSWMKGGEFQKRMHGKGFKKDSSRNPLFASDDVQNVGAKPKKGDKLSKRNIHRSDGAKYMSYFKISKKQLELIKSMKQSGKSIQSKSLNQVLGNLDGLHVQPYEVFEEEEKKKLHKHWLQLANEDLPAFHASWNERKLQMWEITQSLGQEIKDRLKFLIEDEEENTVQDEEEANAFVQDEDEENFVVQDEEEENTVVQDEEEENTVVHVEEEENPVVQDELGEYQDASPDQKDDVAANHESNTKDDGDSGPVSPQDHYPRQTSSPSGNHEFKHMDVDLENNHVTTKSDNSSSDVSGPLEKVNTADHNVNGKAPLPSGGEVWPPMSTPRSYYDSTATHQFLTGGLPITNPQINEDQQTHLIHLESDLKRHMRKDLLHRPSDDGSLNSYQNHDQNELLQSLIKGQGMLSYQREQKQAGMDFRPSNNFLMAGDGRFPGLFQEQLHTSLQLEQGQKRLNDIFMQQNISEHIYPDRSRYLIPRVESLQPGNVQNWTVNPARMSDSLESHINGGELLNQNWFSGDHQVCGWTGSGGSSFQSQSIVNGNNSDQSLYSVLTNRGQLHSVNPYDSIGSTEFISSRNYGLMARGAPGISNTLPHAVHPLDYLGGRDAPTSMMLDDMGWMNLPHQNPTLHDQMGKPYLRSWNQ